The window GAgctgggaaggggttctcggcgataaccctctgacgctcaagtcagttcccgACGACGAGAAATCGAAGCAGAGTAACgaatactgtagctacagtggtgAATTGCGCATATCTCCGtagaagtctgggggtccttatataggacttctgaaggcgcgtgcacgcttaccAAGACGTGCACGCTTCTCACAGCTTATCTgtaatgagtgtgtcagaaaagcatgactgacatcataccttaacataCCCGGCATATCTCTGACGCGACAGTGGAAGCtttcaccgtacgattctctgtctgaccatgtcgcCAATCATGCCGCTTGTCGGTGACACCTGCCCCAAGGAAGATACCCCCTCCTACTATTTGGTCGTCTACAAGACTGAGTGGGAGGTCCGCTTGGCTACGCCCCCACACTTACGCCCCCACACTGTTGAGGGAGTGACCGAGCCGAGCGGCAGGGCCGGACCTTCCATGAGGCCAAGGAGGCGGCCGCCTCAGGGCCCATCATAGGAAAGGGCccattttttacaaaaaaaatttataaaatataaggCCATATCGATAAACCCTGTTTTTACAGAGAACATCGTCGATTCTCAGTTTCTCACGGAGGCAGCACACACCGACGTTGCAACACGAGCAGACGATTTCTTTAACTCTTCTCCAGCGTTCTTCCCAAATCCCACTGAGGCATAAAAAGAACGAAAAGATTGGGTCATTGGGAGCAGTGCCGTGCAGGATTTGGTTAGGCATCTTTTTGACTTTTTTGCATCAGTTTTAAACATTTAAGTTGAATCTTCATTAGGTTTTATCTTTTTGCATCATTTTCTAAACAATATGAATCTTCCTATCTCTGCTTTACTTTTGTGTTGGGTGTATTTCTCATGATCCTTCACTTTatgggattttgatttttgataatTGATTCTGTTTTTTCTTATCTCCACCTTGTTTATTGTTCTCTAATTATTTAATTTTGGTAGTCATGTGAAGTTTGATATTGATATTAGGCACTTTATTTTATTTGTCGAATACTAAATTTAATAAACTCTGTCTTTTTTCTGGTAAAGGTTGAACCTAAATTGCAAAAGTATTTTATTATTCTCTAATTATTAGGAACTCTTTTAATAATTTGCaggaataataaaagaatattgaAAATGCCTCCTAAATATCTATCTGGAGCTCAAAAGAGAAAAATGAAACAAAGGGAGGAAGCATTAACTCAAAGTCAAGCCGGTGATAttaacaaatattttattaaaagtagCAGAATAGAAAGAGAAGAATTTGGGGATAATTTGGTGATTGAAGAACAAAGCCACAATGAAAATGAAGAATTGGTTGAAGCTGCCAATTTGATTGAGTCGAATGAAAACGTAGAAGAAGACTCTcaacttgaaaaattaaattcgaCTATGAATTTGGAGGATCCTGGAAATTGGAATAACATTGATAAAAAATTGAGAGATTACTTAATTGAAATGGGTCCAAAAAGAGTGAATGATTTTTTGTTTCCTAAGGATAGTAACAATAGGCATTTTGATTCATCACATTATACACGAGTAATGGCAAATGGACAAACATTGGATAGAAGATGGCTTGTATATTCTATTTTATTGGATAAAATATTTTGCTTCTGTTGCAAGTTGTTCAAGACTGAACAAATGATGAGTAGAATGGGGAATTTGGGTAATGATGGATACAAAGACTGGCGTAATATGCATAGAAGTCTTAAACAACATGAAGCTAGTAGAGACCATATGGATTGCATGATTGCTTGGGTTGAATTAGAAAAGAggctgaaaaaaaaaaatcaaacaattgATTACAGTATGCAACTTCAAATCAATAAAGAAAGACAACATTGGAGGCAAGTGTTAACAAGAATAATTTCCATTGTGAAAACACTTGCCAAAAATACTTTGACATTTCGAGGGGATGATGAGAAACTTTATGTCGAGAACAATGGGCTATTTTTGCAAATGATAGAAATAGTTGCTGAGTTTGATCCAGTGATGGAGGAGCATGTTCGACGTTGTGAAGCAAGAGAATCTCAATATACATATTTTAGtccaaaaattcaaaatgaacTGATAGAGACTTTGGCAAATGAAGTGAAAAGGGCAATCATTGCAAAAGTTAAACATGCAAAATATTTTCAGTAATACTTGATTGTACTCCAGAtgcaagtcatcaagaacaaatgtctCTAGTGCTACGATGTTTGGATGATTCGACGAGCATACCAAAAGTAGAAGAATATTGGGTTGAGTTTTTGAAGGTGGATGACACATCAGGTCTTGGGTTATTAAGTGAACTTCTAAATGTGTTAACTAGAGTTGGGCTTGACATTGATGACATAAGAGGACAGGGGTACGACAACGGGTCTAACATGAGTGGAAGACACAAAGGTGTACAAAAAAGATTGCTTGAAATAAATCCGAGAGCCTTTTACACACCATgtggttgtcatagtcttaatttggCTTTAGTTGATATGGTGGAATGTTGTCCTAAAGCCAAATCCTTCTTTGAAGTGGTGCAACGCATCTACACATTGTTTTCTTCCTCTACAAAGAGATggaaaaattttaaagataaggtGTCTGGTTTGACCGTTAAGCCATTGTCACATACCCGTTGGGAAAGTCATGTTGAAAGTGTTAAAGCCATAAAAGAGCAAATTGTAAATATAAGAGATGCTTTACTTGACTTGGCAGAAGTTGCTGAAGATTCTAAAACAAAGAGTGATGCGGAGACCTTAGCACTATATGATCTTGAGAGTTTTGAGTTCTTGCTTGGAATGGTAATCTGGTATAATTTGTTACGAGCAATAAATACTGTGAGTAAGTTTATTCAATCTGAAGATATGGATATTGATATTGCGATCAACCTTTTACAAGGACTTGATCAATTTCTTGATAAGTTTAGAGAAGAGGGGTTTGCTAGTTCCATGAATGAAGCCGTGCAAATCGCAAGTGAAATGGGGATTGAACCTAAATTTCGAGAAAAACGTATCATTCGAAGAAAGAAACAATTTGATGAAAGTTACAATGATGATGTGACACGATCAGGTGAAGAATCTTTTAGAGTTGAATATTTTCTGTTTATAATTGATCAAGCTCGATCTTCTCTTCAAGTTCGATTTGAACAATTTAAACAATATTAAGAGATTTTGGGTTTTTATCGAATTTGGAAAAGTTAAAGAGTGAGCCTTTAACAAGCCTGATGAAGTCTTGTATGCAGCTTCAACAATTTTTGAGTCACGATAGACGTTCAGATATTAATGGCGATGAGTTGTGTTCAGAGTTGATGGTCGTGAGATGTTATTTAACAAATGAGAAAAGAGCAATTGATATGCTACAATGTTTGACAAAACTGAATGATTTATTCCCAAATACTTACATTGCCTATAAGATTTTGTTAACAATACCAGTAATAGTTGCATCGGCAGAAAGAAGTTTCTCGAAGTTGAAGTTAATTAAGAATTATCTTCGATCAACAATGTCACAGGATAGACTAAATGGGCTAGCAATGTTGTCGATTGAGAAAGAAATAGTTAGAGAATTAGATTATgcaaatttaataaatatttttgctTCTAAAACAGCTAGACGAGTAGTTTTTATGTAATTATTTCAAATATGTATTAACTTTTTAttgatataatatattatttttggtttatttatgtatttagtgTATTGTTATGTGTAAACTGAGCATTACATTTATTTATCGTCACAAAAGTGCCACTTTTTATTTTCGCTTTAGGCCTCGTCGAACATAGGTACGGCTCTGCCGAGCGGGAGGCCCGCCCGCCCCTAGTGCTTCATCCTGCTTCCCCCTCGCCACGCGTGGCTGCCTCGCCATGTGTAATCGAGCAGTGTTCGCCGTCCAACCGAGCGAGGACTCTGCTCGACCTCAGAGCGTCGGAAACCCAGCGTTGAGCTGGGCTGTCGCGCTGTCGTCCGGGTAGTACGCTGATCGTCCGGCAGTGTACACCGCCCGGCGTAGCGGGGACTCCGCTCGGCAGGCTGAGCCTGGGACGTTGACCGTGCTGACTCCGATCCCCACGTGTCACCGGCTCCTCTACCATCCGGGTCCCACTTTACCCCTGGATCAATGATGCTGTTTGTTTGCTGGGTTGAGTCATGATATCAGATTGATAAATGAATTTTAGAAGAATCTTATGACTTAGGGATGCAATGTCAATCTAATTTGGGCATGTACAATTTCATCAGCAATTGTTAGAATTAGAGGGCTTTCAAATAAGTAAATTAGAAGTCATGAACATAGAATTATCTCCTTCCTTGAAAAATGTTATGAGATAGAAATAAGATATATGTATTTAGGAGGAAATATATCTTAGCATTGATTATTGTAAATCTAGCATGCCATCTCGTCTAGATATCTATCCAATCGTGTCCATCGCAATTAATTTCTCTTATTTTCCACAAACTATCTCTTCCCATAGGTCTCCAATCCAGGCGCCTTTGAAAATTCTATTTACACATTTAATTATGCATTTAATTGCTCAGCTCAAGATATCTATCAAATATTGGCCACCACACCTTCTCTTATTTTCCACTGGCTATCTCTTCCCGTGCGTCTCCGACTTCATTCGCCTTTGAAAATTCTATATATTTACACATTTAAATAGGCATTTAATTGCTCGGCAATTTATCTTGATCAACTTAGGACATCTTCAATACAAAATTTGTGAGAGCTttgtagaataaaaaaaaaaattgaataaaaaaatttgaactatTATAGAGGATAGGTTTCAAAGTTGTAGTTTAAGAAcagtaataaaaatttaaatctatttttttttcttgaaattgaTATAACATGCATGAATTCATACAACTATATATTATAAATTAGACCACGAGAAATTCACTTAGAGATCTAATAATTAGAGATGtttcaataaaattttataatattgatgtgacatattgaaagaaaaaataataaatttatttaaagctCTAACTATTGAAGATATCCTAAGAGTAGAGATCATAATTTTCCTACAATTTCAAAGTCATAAGAAAATCTGAAATGAGGCGGGTTTGAAGAATTTATTTGGGTTTGGGTTGGACGAGTATGGGGATAAGGACGAAGACGTGGATAGAAATTCTCCgatattcttttaaatttattctcGAGAATGAGGATGGATATGCACATTTAATCCCACGGAATAAGGGATGAGATTCTCTGATTAAATATAACTAGAGATATGAGTTAAGATGGAGACTGAGATGTAATTCAAAGATAGAGATGATATATAACTCACTCTCGTCCCATTCTATTATCATCCCTAACTAAGAGCTAGTAATCCTTTACATTATTTTTGTGTAAAGGTTTTTCATACCTATCCACTAATTTCTCAAAATTTGATTCATTACTTAATTAATAAGTAATTAGATTTATTGTCTCAGTAAAATTATAAAATCTCCATTTTTCCCATGGATTCCCACATGCTTTGCATCGCGCGATACATAGTTCATGTCACGTATAAATAAATGCTTCGGATTATCTCATACGTTGTTCAAGTATTATCTCATTCAAAAATGTGTTAGACCATTCTAGATGGTCATTATTCATTAAAATGATGATTTCATATTTTGCCATATTCGACTCGTTCCTATAATCATGCATGGCAATATTAGGCTCATAGTTATTATAATTAAGATTAAGACAATAAGTTTTACAAGGATCTACTGGACACGTTTCTACCGTGtaggtccgggtgcccagatcaATCTCGCTCAGGCAGGTGCCATAGGTACTCAGGCGATTTGGACATCCGAAATTGGTACAGATATTCGGACTACAAAAGTTATATCGAAATTGAATTAGAGCGTGATGACTGGCCGAACCCACGTCAACGGTCCAGATCATGCCCAGAAGTGGATAAACTTCGCGGATGAAGTTTCGACAAGAAATTACCATGTCAGCAATGGTCCAAGCACTAGGAgggattccaggcgcctggaatagGCCTATATAAggccttcgaccagcagcttcaggaTAATATTGACTACAACTTTTATATTTAAGTGCTGCTCTGAAAAAGCTCTGACGAGATTGAAAGGTTGCTCTGAAGTTCGAGGAACAAGAGACTTCATTTTCCTTTCTATTTGTcagtaataaattttattttcagttcttgtactcaataattgtaatctttttacgaactgatagtgattgtccaacgaaaatgATCGACAATCGCAGatattggagtaggagtcatcacaagcTCCGAATAAAGTAAAATCATCTATGttaatattattttctattttatttattccATTACATAACTCGTTTTCAATAGTAATTTTCAACAATAGTTATTCACCCTCTCTAATAATTTTACAATCCTACACTTACGTCGACCCATTGTATTGACTTGTGACCTAACCATCTACGATATTTATCAGAATCGCCGTCATTAATTATTATACAATAGTTTTATAatgagtttaaaaatatttttgaggatTCTAATAATTCATGATGTTCTTTTCATTTATTAGAGTGGTTGTTTGTTGGGTTGAGTGATTAAGTTAAGATATTAGGTTGATATTTATTAGGGTGTAGTTTTTTAGTGGATGACCAATTAATACTATTTTATTAGGTGCATGATCTCTTTTATATAAAGTATCATTATATTAAGATAAAATTCTTCCCataatttatttatctatattttatcaTCAAATCGATGACAATAGTAAATTATTTGAAATGAACATATTccatttaactttaattaattcaTTAACAAGGATATGATGTAAGATCTCAAATTTAATGAgggtgtgtttttttttattttcatttatttatttctaTGTGGTAATTGTCTTCTAAAAGATAATGACCTTCTcttcaaataatattttaaatttcaattttttacaaaatttcaaataaaaaaaaaggaggagGAGGCTATACAAGTGAAAAAAAATGACAACTCTTGATTGAGTGATTTCAAAAAGGAATTCGCTTTTATATAATGAAGGGTTGAAGTGAatgtaatatttttattaatgggagataattttcttctctcttctcaACCAAGAAATATTtttactaatgtaattttttcaTATCGAATGACACAATTTCCTTTATATCATTGGGCATCATGCTAAATGATACGGAATGTTACAGATAGATTCGGATATGAAGTAGTAGTCAAAGTTAAGATGACATAATAGTCAACGTCAAGAGGAGGTGGCAATCAGCGTGTCACTCTCCATAGGACTTTGCTCTTCACCTAGCGCTAAAATCTTTAGTACGAGGACGATCGACCCATGAGCCGGTCAAACCTAGGGGACCTAATGCTCCATTCATGTATTAAGATATCTATTATATATCAGATCATTTGATAGCAGACCGAGTTTAAGGGATattttgttggtgtaatatctcgtaggtcaaggttgaccaagttaactaaacttgagttgactcaagcttgagttttgatgtttaggttttgatgtttgacaatatatggagattgcaggtgcaatcgtccgattggggagattgttggtgtaattttgcTCTGGTTAagatttgaccagtttgatgtgaagaagagtcaagtaggtcaagcttgactggatacttggttagaaaagt is drawn from Zingiber officinale cultivar Zhangliang chromosome 1B, Zo_v1.1, whole genome shotgun sequence and contains these coding sequences:
- the LOC121992877 gene encoding zinc finger MYM-type protein 5-like, which gives rise to MSPIMPLVGDTCPKEDTPSYYLVVYKTEWEVEPKLQKNNKRILKMPPKYLSGAQKRKMKQREEALTQSQAGDINKYFIKSSRIEREEFGDNLVIEEQSHNENEELVEAANLIESNENVEEDSQLEKLNSTMNLEDPGNWNNIDKKLRDYLIEMGPKRVNDFLFPKDSNNRHFDSSHYTRVMANGQTLDRRWLVYSILLDKIFCFCCKLFKTEQMMSRMGNLGNDGYKDWRNMHRSLKQHEASRDHMDCMIAWVELEKRLKKKNQTIDYSMQLQINKERQHWRQVLTRIISIVKTLAKNTLTFRGDDEKLYVENNGLFLQMIEIVAEFDPVMEEHVRRCEARESQYTYFSPKIQNELIETLANEVKRAIIAKVKHAKYFQ